The Nicotiana tabacum cultivar K326 chromosome 5, ASM71507v2, whole genome shotgun sequence sequence TCCCTAAACAATAATTGAttgaaacaaaatataaaataattaatccaTATACAGTGTATAAAACATATAAGAATGATGATTGGATACTTACATGCTGCACGCTTTCTGTTGAGGCAGATTTGGAACGAAGATAACTTCAAAAGGTTCGTTATGATCCTTGTTTGTGTATGCGGGATAAGCATACCAGTCAATGCCTTGACTATCTCTGTAAAAGCCACTAATTGACAGATACAGAGGTAATAACTTAGCTAGCTTTACAATCTCAGAGACTACGTATGCATCATGACCGGAAGACGTGTACGAGTCGTACACTTTGATACATCTATCTTTGAAAGTCACAACAACCAACACCCAATGAAGTTTTTCCTTCAAGTTCACTGGTATCAAGACATTATCCACTGTATGCCAGGGTACATTAGCATGCAATCTGTAGCCCCTAATATACTCACATACAACATCTTCTTGTTTTGCTACATTAGCATTACTATCTGTATCTTCATACATGTCATATATTTCATCTATTCTTGTCTTGAATATACAATCAACAGTAGTAAACGTGAAGTCCCTATGCTGATTGTACTTTCCCATCTTTCGCAAATAGTATAATATGACATCCATATGTTATAAACAAAAGAGGTTGGTAGATAGTGTGAGTTTATTTGCTTGAACTAAGAAATAATATATATGAATACCTCAATACAGATGCTAAAAAAAGTTGAATACAAATGAATACAGAAAAAAGAGGAATACACTGTAATACAGGTGAATACAACTGTATTCAGCTTATGGACTACAGTTGAATTCAACTGACATTGAATGAATACAACTAATTCAATTCCTTAATATAGGTGAATACAACATGTAGAATAGTTGAATATAGGTTAATAACACAGTTCAATTCAACTGACTTTGGTAGAATACACtataatacagttgaatacagatCTGGACAGCTGGTTGAAACAGTTGAATTTAACTGCCATTGGATGAATACAGGTAATTCAATTGTtcaatacagttgaatacaacagTTTCAATAAAGTTAACTATAGGTTAATAATACAGTTCAATTCAATTGACTGTAGCTGAATACATAGGAAATCAGAGaaaaatacagttgaatacagcTGAATAATACAACTAAATACAAGTTAATAAAACAACATGTTATTATTTAAAGATAAGATTATCATTTTTGGGAAAGACTCACATTGTCATCCCATAACTTCCTGTAAATGGATAGAAGGTAAAACTAGTTTTTGGAATCAACTtgatcaactccaaaatctaaTGGAATGTGAAGTATAGACTTGTTTTTCTTGTAATGGTCGTCGATATTACCTCTACAAGTATGATATAAAACTCATTATGTACATAccttaaaaaaatgaaaacataataCAATGAATGGGGGAAAACTCACTTCTGATCATGTCTTGCTAGAAGACCTTCACGAACCCACTTGTCATATTCTTGAATGAGTAACATAGGATGTGGACCCGTTATTGGATCTTCCTCAAACGGGTGTCTTTTTTCAAAGATGGGTGTCAACTTTACAGAGGAACATGCTGTAAATTGTATTTGTGTTTATGGACTACTATAAATGAATCAATCACGATGAATGCTGATTATTACGTTTGTAAAATCACTTACCTCCTGAGTCGAAGTTAGACTGATAAGGCGAAGAGTTCCATCTACTTGGTCGCCTATTTCGTTGAGGTTGCACTGGTGTGGCTTCATCTTTTTTTGCACTTGTGTGAACAACTATTCTAGTTTCTGGAATTTGACTGGGTAGAAACTTGTCGTCCAGTTCAAATTGAGAAACATAGAATTCTTTAGATACATCCTCTTGGTTTGTGGTTGATGGTATGATGGACGGTACCTCTGAAATAGTTTTCTGGTAGTTGTATGTATCATTGTTAGCATGgtaacttaatgttagaaaaaagATTAAATACATATAAGTAGCTAGTATACATTACAGAAAATGCAGATTAACCAAGCAGAATACATGTAAATACagttgaaataaaaataaatacggtAGTTTAAAGTGATATTACAGATTAAGTGTAACACAGTTAtgaatacatttaaaaaaaatatgctcAATATGTTAAGATTTAAAAGTCAGAATACATATATATAGAGCTGAATAACAGTTAAATACATCAATAAAATGGCTAGATTAAAACATATATGAATACAACTAAATACATATGTTCAATATGATAACTGCTTTTATACCTCATTATTATCTCCGACATCTGTGTCAATGCCACCATCATGTCTCACTATGGGTTTAGTTTGCTGATTTTGTTGAAGTTGGTCTGAAAGCATCTTGAAGTTATCATTGATCAATGTCCTTAGAGACTTGAACTCTCCAACAACCTTAACAGTACAAAATAGttagaaaaatactaaaacacatAGCTATCAAACTTTATTGATTAATCGGTGGGTAAATACTCACGTATTCTTTGAATGATTTTAGGTCTTTCCTCAAAAATGATACTTTCATCATTTTGGCCTTCTGGGAGCTGATGGTCATGGGAGCTGATGGTCATGCACAAGTTTATGTTCAATGTCAGAAACACAAACAGGAGGGACTTTGGGCTGATATTCTGGTTCTTTTGTAGGAATCTTGGGTTGTTCCTTGACCTTCTTATGTGGCGGTGATGAAGATGGACCAACACTTTCAACATGTTTCTTCTTAGATTGAAGATTGGGTGTAGGAGAAAAGTCATCTGTATCCTGTCCCAATTTGTCTGAATGCGCAGGAGTAGGTATTTTCTCAATATCGGCGCACACTTGAGGAATCTGAAAAGCAGCAAGCTCTATATCTAGAGGAGTGATGTCCTTGAACACAATCTGTGAACAAAAATAAGTTATGACTTACAAAAAACATATTAATCATAACTGTATAATATTATATTCAGGTGTATTTAACTCTGTTGTATTTAGAATGTATTAAAATGTATTAATATGTATGCAAGTATTCATGTATATAAGCTTATGAATCCAATGTATATTACAGTAGGCTTCCCTCTAACTGAATGCAAATGTATGCAAATTATAGATGTATTTGTGTTCAATTATCTTCAGAATATTGATAACATTTGTATATTACCGTGTTTCCGGTGTCTTTAAGCATGTCGTTCGTCAGATAAGAAAATGTTGGCTGATTTCCGGTGGTTCTCCAATTGAGTATTCTGGGGACCACGTCGCAGACTCGGACTGCAATTTTGGAATCAACAGAAGAACAGCACTCATAAAACCACACCTGCATAGCTAGGGGCATCCCAGCTATCCTGTAATACTTCTTCAAAGCATCCATCTTCTTGCTAATCGAGTTTATCAACAGCTCAAATGCTTTAATACCCCAATGATATTCAGAATAGCGCCTACTCTCTACTAAGTCAAAATCTAGCCTCGGTATAGTTGCACTATTCTTCTCAGATGAAAATATAAAGGTGTGGATGAAATACAACAAAGATATCTTCAAAGCATCCTCATCATTGTCGGGGCCCCATGCCTTGTCATTGAAGCATTGTCTCAAGTGTTTCTTCTTTAAAATATTAGCACTTCCAAAATAAGTCGCAATAAGCCGGTTAGGAGGAGTTTCACTAAACTCAAAATCTTCATCTTTACCTACACATTTGAGGCCAGTCACAAGCGCAAACTCCCTTAATGTGAAATGTAATTCAGTACCATTGACGTATACTGCAAATACATTGTTTGGAGTGCCGTTTAACTGTCGAGCCATGAAGCATCTGAAGAGTTGATGTTGAACATCAAATCGCTTCATTTGAAGAAATGAGCCAAAGCATGTATTGCCGAATTGTTGGAATTGATCGGGAGTAAGCTTATCTTTTAGCTGGGATACTATATCAGTGTTACTGTAACTACTAATATGGGGTGCTAATTTTGGCTGGTGTTTCACAAACAAATCAATTCCCTGCAATGAACATTGAAAGATACATGTTAATACAGATGAATACATTGCAAAAATACATATTAAGATTTTTTGGAATACATGTAAGACATGATACAGTGACAAAGCCAAATGCATGTCAGACAACTACAAACACTTACAGAAGACTAGATACAGTGACAAGGCTAAATATGCTAACATACTTTGTAACATACAGATATAATACAAAATATTTAAGATGAATACAACTGAATTACATATGAATGCATATGAATACATTTGAGGTCAAACTGGACAATTGAATTATCGCAAATATACATTAGCAAACGCTAAATacacatgaatacatatgaatacaggTAAGATTACATTAAAAATGAACTGTTGGAAACAAccaaatacatatgaatacataaacATACTATAGAAGAAACAGAATACACTATACAAAAAGGTACAAAAATACAAGaagatacatatgaatacaacAGAATACATGTAACAAATACCAATTACCTTTTGGTTTTTTGAATATTTCATAGGTTTTTTCCTCTTTGAGCTAACTTGATTTTTGGTTTCTTTTGAAGCTTCATCAACTTGGACTTCTTTCAACTTGTCATTGTGTAATTTACTTCTTCTTTCATCAACTTTGGATGCTGATAAACCTGCAAAATCTTTCTCCGCTTGAGTCAGTTGTAACGAGAAAGAGGGCCCATCAAAATAGAGAATTTTGGTGGGTATACCTCTGGGTAGTCTGTTGAGTTGCGTTGCATCCGACATTagagagaactcaaagaatcctggtGATTAACAATACAAATGGAAGATATATCAGAAAATTGTGTAAATTCGCTAAAAAAACTTATAGAAACAAACTAATGAAAAAGCAATTTCGAAGTAGTTGAATTACCTACGGGGAGAAGATTTCCAAAATACAACTGTGAAGCTTGCGAAGAAGAATGGCGTGTGGGGCGATAATGGCGGAGGAGGGTTTTTGAAGTGTATGGAACGTGTGTTTGTGGGAGAAGAGGGAAAAATGTAttgaagaagagagagaaaacCTGATGAGAGGAGATATACGCTAATTAggtgagagaaaataaaaaaaatgagatagaaaaatattttgtagCATATATTAAGCCTTAATTTTAGGATGGaactaaatttaaattttttgctATAAACTAAAAAGGGTATTTATAGAATGtaatattttaaaagggtatttatagAATATAAATAGGGTACTAACCTATTCTATAGGTGGTAAAATTTCCTTTAAGTTAACACCTGTGCTAAAGGCTAAAAAATCCGGATGAACAGTTAAAAAGTTGCTACGACTGAAAATTTGCAGGTGCGTTTTTCAGATCAAAACATATTTcttactaaaaagtcaaaaataaaaggaaaaagtagAAGTACGAATAATGGGTAgaactaggggtgttcataaaaatccgaaaaatcgaaccaaacagACAAAAAAtccgatactttttaggtttggtttgattttggttttgaattttaaaaatcaattaaatttggttgggttttggttttaataaaaaataaccggaaaaaaacgaaccaaaccgactataaaagtagtTATTTAAATTTactattacacctatatatatgtatttttatataaagtttctaaaattttatcgTACATAttagttatttgtatttttagtctaattctttgctattataataatctaattctttgcctttacattctagtttgattggtagttttcttttgataagtacaagaatttagttcatgataaaaataataaatttttaattaagtacttaaattattcatcactatttaattcaattatcatcaatatatcttagtaaatgatagatttctcaaagaacaattgatttgatagtgttacattgaAAATATAGTCGTCGGAATATGTATTTGGTAGTGTATGtttcatatttaagaaaaaaaccaataaaataaccgaaaaaactgacaaaaaccgaatcgataaaaaaccgacttgattgctttggtttggttccaatatttgaaaaaccaacCTACTtaatttggtttctttttaggaaaaaaccgacccaaaccgaaccatgaacacccctaagtAGAACATATATGCATTCCCTGAAAGGAAAATGCAACAAGAGCACCCATGCAAAGCGCGCCAATTGGCGACAAGAACGAGCAGGACATCCAACTCAATTCCGGTCTTCCTTGAATACTTACTCTTCAccttaaaataagaaaaatatttttgcagATATCAATTTTAGTAGTTTCCGAATATACACTAATGATCTACTGTAGGATGTGGTAAGGACAATATAGGTCCTTTTGCTTTTGCGATGGTATGAGAATTATGTGGCGGCTGTTATAAGAGAGTAGCACAGCAATGTAAAAACAGATTCTTTCTTTAGCCAATGTGTTGTCGTAACAACAATCATGCGGGGCAACAAGGTGTTCAGTTCATGtcataaaagaaaaaggaaataaagccGCCAACAATTTATCCACTACATCACCATAAAACTTCAAGTAGAAGGGACATGTGAAGCTCAGTTAAATAACCTACTTCTTGGCAGCCTTCTTCTTGGTACTGGGGTTAGTAATCTGTGGCTTTGGATGCTTTTCGGCCTCACTTGGGTCCAACCAACTCAGAGGGTGGCGATTGTAGACTGGCCAGTTAGGAATGGTGACTAGCGCTGTAAAGACAACACCACCAGCGTATACTAACAGCATGATCTGAAACGAACCCAACACATAGCCTGTGATGAATGCTACAACAGCAAAGCTCACCAGCAGTATCTGCATTAATTGCTCCACCAGCTTTTGTCCTTGCCAATCCATCTGAAAATAGACAGCCAAGAAAGGGTAAATTGCACACAATTAGTATAAATTAAGCATAACAAGATTCTTTTATTTATACTTGATCGAATCTCAGCTCCTGGTGGGGTCAAATGAACCTTCCAAGAAAATATTATCTTTCTATTCATTCTACTTATCAAAGCATCCGAGCACCCAACCCAAAACCTTAAAGCAATGGGTGTGGAGTAGCCTAAGGCCATTTACACCCCGTTGGAAACCCTTACACAACCGATGAGGGCCAAGTGCTATATTTTCTCTTACACAAATTCACTTCGTAAAATAAGAAATGGTGTCACAATGAAAATAAAAACTGCAAGATCAGCAGGTCGTAGAGAAATTCAGCACCAAAGATCACTACAGCTCCTTCTACAATATGAAGCTGTGTTCTTTTAGGTCAATCAATGACAGAGGTAGATGCAACACATAAACAGTGGTGTACGTGCAACTACTGCCttagatttgattttttttttttttttttttgaaaaggtaaGGACTTGAATATACACACAACTAAGTGCACCCCGGCTTTGGTTGGAATTGAAATATTTGTATAATAATAACCCTGAATCCTAAACTATTTAAAAAAGACAATATGTATATAAGAACCGTAACAAAATGAATTTAAATTATGAACATACATTTAAAAATGTGCACACAATATGTGTATATATCAAGAAGTACACGCAATATGCATATAAACCATAGAATCCACCTTTGGGACCCGCCCATTGATACACAAATCCATACCCCTTCCCATTCAATTGCAACCAGAGATACCATTTTCTCGAAAAAGCAGCGAATAAAATGAATCTCGACCTATACATAACAAAAGTACTGCagaaaatgaaaagattcaaccaaTTGGCCTGCTTTTCTCCTTCAAGTATTGGAAGAGAAAACGTTTGATAATATTCATACAATCAAAGCccaaaaatcaatcaaaataagGAAATATCCCAAAACATACTAAAAACTCAAAGAAAATTAAACCCTAATGAATTGTGTATCAATCAGTCACTTACTTCTCAATCCCAAAGACTACCTATATATATAAATCCTATACATCAATTTCcttccaaaaatatttctttcactGCAAATAAGGGTTTACTAACATTACAGTTCTTTAAATCTCAAAGTCATCTTACTCGGGGTTAAATCTGTTTTTAAAAGCAGCAACCGAATAGATCACACTCACTCGCACACGCACTCACCTAAAACCCAATCTGTGAGCTAAAAACATTTGAAATCAATACCGAGTTTCAAAAAGGGGAAAGAATAATTGAAATCAATAAATATTTGTcagctaattttttttttctttctatttgggCGCTTGAATTCCAATTAGGATCCTCTTTATGCAAATTAGGGTTCACATTAATTAAAGTTCTTTGAATCTCACACTTAACAGGAGCAATCCAATAGAATACgtgtatacacacacacacatatatatatatatatatataaacaacagcGATCCGGGTGGAGgtaaagagaaagagagagagactgACCGAGAAGCGAGCAATGCAGAGTCAAAATGACTGTCTGAAATTGTACACAAGAAGTAACCGtgtgagagtgagcgatctcAATGCTTTATAtgtagaaaaaaagaaaaacttgaaTGTTGGTAACCGTACGATCTAGCTACAGTATTGCCGCAGTACCAAGATACAAGATATAGGGACCGTTGATCAAATGCAAATAGATATAGGGACCGTTGATCAAATGCAAATAGATATAGGGACCGTTGATCAATCGCAaaaccttcttcttttttattttttttattttaacttaaCGATAGTGTTATCAGCTTGGGCCGTTAGTTTGTTTCATCGTGTCACGTTACTTCTCAACGGCGAGGTAATAATTCTTAAATCACATGTATACATATTCGtaacggaaaagggccaaatatattagggtgaaattcaaaaatagtcagatttataattggtcgttcaaaaataatCCAGTTTcgaaagtaatcgaaatttagccatttttcatgtaaagataaatttgagcgaaaatagtattcaaaacccgaaaaatacgtcagtatattatgctagagttccagcataaatatacttgaactccaacatattatactggagtttcaggataagtatgctggaactccagcataatatgatggagttccagcataagtacactagaactccagcataatatactggagttccagcaagtataccggtccagcataatatactggagtttggagtacCGGTActgcataatatgctggagttcatacacaggtgcaccgaactctagtatattatgctggatcggtctctgttgcagcacaatagtggctatttttcattaacttggtaaacgctggctatttttgaatgaccagtccgaaaactagttataccgtgctattttttcACTTCTCTACTA is a genomic window containing:
- the LOC107827876 gene encoding signal peptidase complex subunit 1-like; this translates as MVSLVAIEWEGMDWQGQKLVEQLMQILLVSFAVVAFITGYVLGSFQIMLLVYAGGVVFTALVTIPNWPVYNRHPLSWLDPSEAEKHPKPQITNPSTKKKAAKK